A single window of Diachasmimorpha longicaudata isolate KC_UGA_2023 chromosome 12, iyDiaLong2, whole genome shotgun sequence DNA harbors:
- the LOC135167970 gene encoding cation-independent mannose-6-phosphate receptor isoform X2, with product MGQLILLALLTSSLSIIGANMPTQHPCQYTDPSTGIKYDFTSLILPTEDYSLRNDGTNETVKLQLCHVLHDQCKEDGTSSVCLQSGEKHISIGTYPPTVLAENGSIAFHFSGDPCMDGKRYTLRVIMQCDYSESDEKPYLFPYGKGQCDVYVIWKNILACGTSPKVVNCTIANQAGDVVDLTRLMSQESNYEIPTAVSTRSMILNVCHSVIPGYGVVCPVNSGACLRDTTNSSARYINIGDVQPPQLINGTVALEYTLGAICPESADHLKTTIFFICDLTSHNTHPVLINSTGCHYELLWKTVAACSEKQLEKYRLDTASPCKVVDPVTNFEYNLESLKAQDLPIPITNGSYKLSICRPLNSVACGPHAGVCRSPNLTVGGQANSQLMLSSTGPYLNYTNGSICENEKRHYTIIEFMCSKEEDKGEPKIVTDEGCLLKIQWPTSLACGIPTATTALDPPLSSTHQPDKVTPTPPPTSITLAPNSTDKSPSNRTIDTDSLTANESSHGTGLIIFFVIFITLGLVAGIFLANPVRRSNLYATCRSFFHRRMPTGMPYSQVNSVEETNLLLDAADTCCQSDSDDDLLRI from the exons ATGGGTCAACTAATTCTACTGGCACTTCTGACGTCATCGTTATCAATAATTGGGGCAAATATG CCAACACAGCACCCCTGCCAATATACAGACCCATCAACGGgaataaaatatgattttaCATCGTTGATACTTCCGACTGAAGATTACAGTCTTAGAAATGATGGAACAAACGAAACCGTGAAATTACAGCTTTGCCATGTACTACATGACCAATGCAAGGAAGATGGAACGTCGTCTGTTTGTTTACAGTCTGGAGAAAAACACATTTCCATAG GAACTTATCCACCAACAGTGCTGGCTGAGAATGGCAGCATTGCTTTTCATTTCAGCGGCGATCCCTGCATGGATGGTAAACGATATACTCTGAGGGTTATCATGCAGTGTGATTACTCGGAATCCGATGAGAAACCTTACCTTTTTCCTtat GGAAAAGGACAGTGCGACGTATACGTCATctggaaaaatatattggcATGCGGAACATCCCCAAAAGTCGTGAATTGTACCATTGCGAATCAAGCGGGAGATGTTGTGGATCTAACTAGGCTAATGAGTCAAGAGAGCAATTATGAGATACCGACTGCAGTCAGCACAAGGTCTATGATTCTAAATGTGTGTCACTCAGTGATTCCTGGGTATGGGGTAGTATGCCCGGTCAATTCAGGGGCCTGCTTGAGAGACACCACTAATTCTAGTGCGAG ATACATCAACATCGGAGATGTCCAGCCTCCTCAGTTGATCAATGGTACAGTTGCTCTGGAGTATACTTTGGGAGCAATATGCCCTGAAAGTGCTGACCATTTGAAAACGACAATTTTCTTCATCTGTGATTTAACATCTCAT AACACTCACccagttttaattaattccactGGGTGTCATTATGAACTTCTTTGGAAGACAGTTGCAGCATGCAGTGAAAAACAGCTGGAGAAATATCGTTTGGATACTGCTAGCCCCTGTAAAGTCGTCGATCCAGTCACTAACTTCGA GTATAACCTGGAGAGTCTCAAAGCCCAGGACCTCCCTATTCCGATCACTAATGGCTCTTATAAATTGAGTATTTGTAGACCGTTAAACAGCGTAGCTTGTGGACCTCACGCAG GAGTCTGTCGATCGCCAAATCTTACGGTTGGAGGACAAGCCAATTCTCAGCTCATGTTGTCTTCAACGGGACCGTATTTGAATTACACAAACGGTTCGATATGTGAAAATGAAAAGCGACATTACACTATCATCGAATTCATGTGCTCAAAGGAGGAAGACAAGGGTGAGCCGAAGATCGTGACGGATGAGGGATGTTTACTAAAAATCCAGTGGCCCACGTCCCTCGCCTGTGGTATCCCG ACTGCTACAACTGCACTTGACCCCCCGCTTTCTTCGACACATCAACCGGACAAAGTGACTCCAACACCACCGCCAACATCGATCACCCTAGCTCCCAATTCTACTGATAAATCCCCAAGTAATCGAACTATCGACACCGATTCATTGACTGCGAACGAGAGTTCTCACG GCACTGGATTAATCATATTCTTCGTCATTTTCATCACCCTGGGTCTTGTAGCCGGGATTTTCCTCGCAAACCCTGTTCGACGATCGAACTTATACGCCACGTGCCGGTCATTCTTCCATCGCAGAATGCCAACTGGTATGCCATATTCTCAG GTGAATAGTGTCGAAGAGACAAATTTATTACTCGACGCTGCGGACACGTGCTGTCAGTCTGACAGTGACGATGACCTGttaagaatataa
- the LOC135167970 gene encoding cation-independent mannose-6-phosphate receptor isoform X1: MGQLILLALLTSSLSIIGANMPTQHPCQYTDPSTGIKYDFTSLILPTEDYSLRNDGTNETVKLQLCHVLHDQCKEDGTSSVCLQSGEKHISIGTYPPTVLAENGSIAFHFSGDPCMDGKRYTLRVIMQCDYSESDEKPYLFPYGKGQCDVYVIWKNILACGTSPKVVNCTIANQAGDVVDLTRLMSQESNYEIPTAVSTRSMILNVCHSVIPGYGVVCPVNSGACLRDTTNSSASRYINIGDVQPPQLINGTVALEYTLGAICPESADHLKTTIFFICDLTSHNTHPVLINSTGCHYELLWKTVAACSEKQLEKYRLDTASPCKVVDPVTNFEYNLESLKAQDLPIPITNGSYKLSICRPLNSVACGPHAGVCRSPNLTVGGQANSQLMLSSTGPYLNYTNGSICENEKRHYTIIEFMCSKEEDKGEPKIVTDEGCLLKIQWPTSLACGIPTATTALDPPLSSTHQPDKVTPTPPPTSITLAPNSTDKSPSNRTIDTDSLTANESSHGTGLIIFFVIFITLGLVAGIFLANPVRRSNLYATCRSFFHRRMPTGMPYSQVNSVEETNLLLDAADTCCQSDSDDDLLRI, from the exons ATGGGTCAACTAATTCTACTGGCACTTCTGACGTCATCGTTATCAATAATTGGGGCAAATATG CCAACACAGCACCCCTGCCAATATACAGACCCATCAACGGgaataaaatatgattttaCATCGTTGATACTTCCGACTGAAGATTACAGTCTTAGAAATGATGGAACAAACGAAACCGTGAAATTACAGCTTTGCCATGTACTACATGACCAATGCAAGGAAGATGGAACGTCGTCTGTTTGTTTACAGTCTGGAGAAAAACACATTTCCATAG GAACTTATCCACCAACAGTGCTGGCTGAGAATGGCAGCATTGCTTTTCATTTCAGCGGCGATCCCTGCATGGATGGTAAACGATATACTCTGAGGGTTATCATGCAGTGTGATTACTCGGAATCCGATGAGAAACCTTACCTTTTTCCTtat GGAAAAGGACAGTGCGACGTATACGTCATctggaaaaatatattggcATGCGGAACATCCCCAAAAGTCGTGAATTGTACCATTGCGAATCAAGCGGGAGATGTTGTGGATCTAACTAGGCTAATGAGTCAAGAGAGCAATTATGAGATACCGACTGCAGTCAGCACAAGGTCTATGATTCTAAATGTGTGTCACTCAGTGATTCCTGGGTATGGGGTAGTATGCCCGGTCAATTCAGGGGCCTGCTTGAGAGACACCACTAATTCTAGTGCGAG caGATACATCAACATCGGAGATGTCCAGCCTCCTCAGTTGATCAATGGTACAGTTGCTCTGGAGTATACTTTGGGAGCAATATGCCCTGAAAGTGCTGACCATTTGAAAACGACAATTTTCTTCATCTGTGATTTAACATCTCAT AACACTCACccagttttaattaattccactGGGTGTCATTATGAACTTCTTTGGAAGACAGTTGCAGCATGCAGTGAAAAACAGCTGGAGAAATATCGTTTGGATACTGCTAGCCCCTGTAAAGTCGTCGATCCAGTCACTAACTTCGA GTATAACCTGGAGAGTCTCAAAGCCCAGGACCTCCCTATTCCGATCACTAATGGCTCTTATAAATTGAGTATTTGTAGACCGTTAAACAGCGTAGCTTGTGGACCTCACGCAG GAGTCTGTCGATCGCCAAATCTTACGGTTGGAGGACAAGCCAATTCTCAGCTCATGTTGTCTTCAACGGGACCGTATTTGAATTACACAAACGGTTCGATATGTGAAAATGAAAAGCGACATTACACTATCATCGAATTCATGTGCTCAAAGGAGGAAGACAAGGGTGAGCCGAAGATCGTGACGGATGAGGGATGTTTACTAAAAATCCAGTGGCCCACGTCCCTCGCCTGTGGTATCCCG ACTGCTACAACTGCACTTGACCCCCCGCTTTCTTCGACACATCAACCGGACAAAGTGACTCCAACACCACCGCCAACATCGATCACCCTAGCTCCCAATTCTACTGATAAATCCCCAAGTAATCGAACTATCGACACCGATTCATTGACTGCGAACGAGAGTTCTCACG GCACTGGATTAATCATATTCTTCGTCATTTTCATCACCCTGGGTCTTGTAGCCGGGATTTTCCTCGCAAACCCTGTTCGACGATCGAACTTATACGCCACGTGCCGGTCATTCTTCCATCGCAGAATGCCAACTGGTATGCCATATTCTCAG GTGAATAGTGTCGAAGAGACAAATTTATTACTCGACGCTGCGGACACGTGCTGTCAGTCTGACAGTGACGATGACCTGttaagaatataa
- the LOC135167970 gene encoding cation-independent mannose-6-phosphate receptor isoform X3, whose protein sequence is MGQLILLALLTSSLSIIGANMPTQHPCQYTDPSTGIKYDFTSLILPTEDYSLRNDGTNETVKLQLCHVLHDQCKEDGTSSVCLQSGEKHISIGTYPPTVLAENGSIAFHFSGDPCMDGKRYTLRVIMQCDYSESDEKPYLFPYGKGQCDVYVIWKNILACGTSPKVVNCTIANQAGDVVDLTRLMSQESNYEIPTAVSTRSMILNVCHSVIPGYGVVCPVNSGACLRDTTNSSASRYINIGDVQPPQLINGTVALEYTLGAICPESADHLKTTIFFICDLTSHNTHPVLINSTGCHYELLWKTVAACSEKQLEKYRLDTASPCKVVDPVTNFEYNLESLKAQDLPIPITNGSYKLSICRPLNSVACGPHAGVCRSPNLTVGGQANSQLMLSSTGPYLNYTNGSICENEKRHYTIIEFMCSKEEDKGEPKIVTDEGCLLKIQWPTSLACGIPTATTALDPPLSSTHQPDKVTPTPPPTSITLAPNSTDKSPSNRTIDTDSLTANESSHGTGLIIFFVIFITLGLVAGIFLANPVRRSNLYATCRSFFHRRMPTGMPYSQEL, encoded by the exons ATGGGTCAACTAATTCTACTGGCACTTCTGACGTCATCGTTATCAATAATTGGGGCAAATATG CCAACACAGCACCCCTGCCAATATACAGACCCATCAACGGgaataaaatatgattttaCATCGTTGATACTTCCGACTGAAGATTACAGTCTTAGAAATGATGGAACAAACGAAACCGTGAAATTACAGCTTTGCCATGTACTACATGACCAATGCAAGGAAGATGGAACGTCGTCTGTTTGTTTACAGTCTGGAGAAAAACACATTTCCATAG GAACTTATCCACCAACAGTGCTGGCTGAGAATGGCAGCATTGCTTTTCATTTCAGCGGCGATCCCTGCATGGATGGTAAACGATATACTCTGAGGGTTATCATGCAGTGTGATTACTCGGAATCCGATGAGAAACCTTACCTTTTTCCTtat GGAAAAGGACAGTGCGACGTATACGTCATctggaaaaatatattggcATGCGGAACATCCCCAAAAGTCGTGAATTGTACCATTGCGAATCAAGCGGGAGATGTTGTGGATCTAACTAGGCTAATGAGTCAAGAGAGCAATTATGAGATACCGACTGCAGTCAGCACAAGGTCTATGATTCTAAATGTGTGTCACTCAGTGATTCCTGGGTATGGGGTAGTATGCCCGGTCAATTCAGGGGCCTGCTTGAGAGACACCACTAATTCTAGTGCGAG caGATACATCAACATCGGAGATGTCCAGCCTCCTCAGTTGATCAATGGTACAGTTGCTCTGGAGTATACTTTGGGAGCAATATGCCCTGAAAGTGCTGACCATTTGAAAACGACAATTTTCTTCATCTGTGATTTAACATCTCAT AACACTCACccagttttaattaattccactGGGTGTCATTATGAACTTCTTTGGAAGACAGTTGCAGCATGCAGTGAAAAACAGCTGGAGAAATATCGTTTGGATACTGCTAGCCCCTGTAAAGTCGTCGATCCAGTCACTAACTTCGA GTATAACCTGGAGAGTCTCAAAGCCCAGGACCTCCCTATTCCGATCACTAATGGCTCTTATAAATTGAGTATTTGTAGACCGTTAAACAGCGTAGCTTGTGGACCTCACGCAG GAGTCTGTCGATCGCCAAATCTTACGGTTGGAGGACAAGCCAATTCTCAGCTCATGTTGTCTTCAACGGGACCGTATTTGAATTACACAAACGGTTCGATATGTGAAAATGAAAAGCGACATTACACTATCATCGAATTCATGTGCTCAAAGGAGGAAGACAAGGGTGAGCCGAAGATCGTGACGGATGAGGGATGTTTACTAAAAATCCAGTGGCCCACGTCCCTCGCCTGTGGTATCCCG ACTGCTACAACTGCACTTGACCCCCCGCTTTCTTCGACACATCAACCGGACAAAGTGACTCCAACACCACCGCCAACATCGATCACCCTAGCTCCCAATTCTACTGATAAATCCCCAAGTAATCGAACTATCGACACCGATTCATTGACTGCGAACGAGAGTTCTCACG GCACTGGATTAATCATATTCTTCGTCATTTTCATCACCCTGGGTCTTGTAGCCGGGATTTTCCTCGCAAACCCTGTTCGACGATCGAACTTATACGCCACGTGCCGGTCATTCTTCCATCGCAGAATGCCAACTGGTATGCCATATTCTCAG GAGTTGTga
- the Tl gene encoding protein toll — protein sequence MSKLLSFIVILISGSCVAQCPRGSGCGDCHYSLNGEYDIYCSTSAPDATFTVTYKPHSWIKIFCYNSPNWSEFNLGRDQQSHDVDSILFKTCPLPEGGKLGTITRQIIANNIIELNIQMNENLSQTLSRETLGQFKSLKSLELIRNKLTNVSADLLHDLQNLTLLNLRENDLQELPAGFLNIPRLESIELGINQLEIIETEMFERLTNLKRLNLWNNKLTTIRPHSLDKLKALKYIDMHTNNLQTLPEDIFAQLEKLLVINLSQNNFTANSLPGGLLRNNKLLHTVFLFENKQNLTTFPPKFFADLPQLVDVKLRRNKLVYLPEDLFAGSVSLKEISLEWNYIKTLPRGIFKDCKELLSIYLGYNELEDLPSEIFSTLPKLETLDLSRNHITMIKRNLFEGLSSLKVLNMERNGLKTIDPQGLHTLQNLLIARFSSNQLTLKITPGGSLGGERLYSPFTPCKTIEELHLSHNNISDIFLDWTTAPNLKKLNLQHNNLTSLHAQDIYFSSQNLYVDLSFNRIETISLMYAEIYARSWETAKNKTVTVSIENNPLNCDCDIYDLLRYQEGDMDAKVKNIVDLKMTNLTCQKPSWLATTPVENIKFESLKCLVEDATIYNATCPDVCKCWMKPNNRSYIIDCSYRNLTKAPDHVRAPQGLSIELYLGGNSLRNMPSMSSPGYDTVKVLSLSRNEITQLPLEGLSNNLTNLELDYNNLTRLETDVIAFLSNSTNLRNLSLDMNPWKCDCDARELLSFVQMKRIDIHDLQRVKCDAFDKAMFEMFPKEICPPEIAGIIAVSVIIALLGIIAGIMAAFYYRYLHEIKVWLYARQWCLWLVTEDELDKDKLYDAFISYSHKDEEFVVKNLIEKLEEGPRPFKLCVHFRDWLAGEWIPNQIARSVDDSRRTIVVLSPNFLESIWGKMEFRTAHNQALNEGRARVIVILYGDVGPVEELDPELKAYLTMNTYVKWGDPWFWEKLKYALPHPQDVGRRKRRQTVFENQHPRIVIGNDKSELIGKQANGAVATDASTPPADTLKSFSGEGSDGKEEMMKREVNGNAKIGGNCEVGKDSERVERVQCTTV from the coding sequence ATGTCCAAACTGCTGTCATTCATCGTCATTCTCATTTCTGGCTCTTGTGTTGCACAATGTCCACGAGGCAGCGGTTGCGGGGACTGTCACTACAGCCTCAACGGTGAGTACGACATCTACTGTTCAACCAGTGCACCGGACGCGACGTTCACGGTCACCTACAAGCCTCACTCCTGGATAAAAATCTTCTGTTATAATTCGCCAAATTGGTCGGAGTTCAACCTCGGCCGAGACCAGCAGAGCCACGACGTCGACTCGATATTATTCAAGACATGTCCACTGCCAGAAGGGGGAAAACTCGGGACGATAACCCGACAAATCATTGCCAACAACATTATCGAATTGAATATCCAGATGAACGAGAATTTGTCACAGACACTCAGCAGGGAAACACTAGGGCAATTCAAGAGTTTGAAGTCTCTGGAGCTAATTCGAAATAAGTTGACGAACGTCAGTGCCGATCTTCTCCACGATCTGCAGAATTTAACTCTCCTGAACCTCCGGGAAAATGATCTCCAGGAGCTTCCAGCCGGCTTCCTGAACATTCCCCGTCTGGAGTCAATCGAGTTGGGGATCAATCAactggaaattattgagaCGGAAATGTTCGAGAGGTTGACGAACCTGAAGCGCTTAAACCTGTGGAACAATAAACTCACGACGATAAGACCCCACAGTCTTGATAAACTCAAGGCCCTGAAGTATATTGACATGCACACGAATAATCTACAGACACTCCCGGAGGACATTTTCGCCCAGCTGGAGAAGCTCCTGGTGATCAACTTGTCGCAGAATAATTTCACCGCCAATTCACTGCCTGGAGGACTTCTAAGGAACAATAAACTCCTGCACACAGTTTTTCTTTTTGAGAATAAACAGAATTTGACGACTTTTCCACCGAAGTTCTTCGCTGATTTGCCGCAACTGGTGGATGTCAAGTTGCGGAGGAATAAGTTGGTGTATTTGCCGGAGGATTTATTCGCGGGGAGTGTCAGTTTAAAGGAAATAAGTTTGGAGTGGAATTACATAAAAACACTTCCACGAGGAATTTTTAAGGACTGCAAGGAgcttttatcaatttatcttGGTTACAACGAGCTTGAGGACCTGCCCAGTGAAATCTTCTCGACGCTTCCGAAGCTGGAGACGCTTGACCTATCCAGGAATCACATAACTATGATAAAACGAAATTTATTCGAGGGCTTATCATCCCTCAAAGTCCTGAACATGGAACGAAACGGATTGAAAACAATTGATCCACAAGGGCTGCATACCCTTCAGAACCTCCTGATAGCCCGATTTTCCTCGAACCAGTTGACATTAAAAATAACCCCAGGCGGATCCTTGGGGGGCGAGCGTTTATACTCTCCGTTCACCCCATGTAAAACAATCGAGGAGTTGCACCTGTCACACAATAATATTTCCGATATTTTCCTTGACTGGACAACAGCTCCCAACCTGAAGAAATTGAATCTCCAGCACAATAACCTGACCTCCCTGCACGCTCAGGACATCTACTTCTCCTCCCAAAACCTCTACGTGGACCTGTCCTTCAACCGGATCGAGACGATATCCCTAATGTACGCCGAGATCTACGCAAGGTCCTGGGAgaccgcgaaaaacaaaacagTGACCGTatcaatagaaaataatcccctgaattgCGACTGTGACATTTACGATCTCCTGCGTTATCAAGAGGGTGACATGGATGCAAAGGTCAAGAACATCGTTGACCTGAAGATGACGAACCTGACGTGCCAGAAGCCGTCCTGGCTGGCGACCACGCCCGTGGAGAACATCAAATTTGAATCCCTGAAGTGTCTCGTCGAGGACGCGACAATTTACAACGCGACGTGTCCCGATGTCTGCAAGTGTTGGATGAAGCCGAATAACCGATCATACATCATAGATTGTTCCTACAGGAACCTGACGAAGGCCCCTGACCACGTGAGGGCCCCACAAGGACTATCGATTGAGCTGTACTTAGGAGGTAATTCCCTGAGGAATATGCCATCCATGAGTAGCCCTGGATACGACACAGTGAaagttctgtctctctcgaggAACGAGATAACTCAATTGCCTCTGGAGGGGCTGTCCAATAACCTGACGAACCTTGAACTGGACTACAACAATCTGACGCGACTGGAGACAGACGTGATCGCTTTTCTGAGCAACTCGACGAACCTGAGGAACCTCTCCCTCGACATGAACCCCTGGAAATGCGACTGTGACGCGAGGGAACTCCTGTCCTTCGTCCAAATGAAAAGAATAGATATTCATGATTTGCAGCGAGTCAAGTGTGATGCGTTTGACAAAGCTATGTTCGAGATGTTCCCTAAGGAAATATGTCCACCGGAGATCGCGGGGATCATCGCTGTCTCCGTTATCATCGCTCTGCTGGGGATAATAGCAGGAATAATGGCGGCATTTTACTATCGCTATCTGCACGAGATCAAGGTCTGGCTTTATGCTAGACAGTGGTGCCTCTGGCTGGTCACCGAGGACGAGCTGGACAAGGATAAGCTCTACGACGCTTTTATCAGTTATTCCCATAAGGACGAGGAGTTCGTCGTGAAGAATTTGATTGAGAAGTTGGAGGAGGGGCCCAGACCTTTTAAATTGTGCGTTCACTTCAGGGATTGGCTTGCAGGGGAGTGGATACCCAATCAGATTGCCAGATCGGTCGATGACTCGAGACGAACAATTGTCGTACTCTCCCCGAACTTCCTGGAGAGTATCTGGGGAAAGATGGAGTTCAGAACTGCTCATAATCAGGCTCTGAACGAAGGACGGGCCAGGGTTATCGTCATTCTTTATGGGGATGTTGGGCCAGTTGAGGAATTGGATCCAGAGCTCAAGGCCTACCTGACCATGAATACTTATGTCAAGTGGGGGGATCCGTGGTTCTGGGAGAAGTTGAAGTATGCGTTGCCACATCCTCAGGATGTTGGGCGGAGGAAGAGAAGGCAGACGGTATTTGAGAATCAACATCCGAGGATTGTTATTGGGAATGACAAAAGTGAACTCATTGGGAAGCAGGCCAATGGCGCAGTGGCAACTGATGCCTCGACACCACCTGCCGACACCCTTAAGTCCTTCAGCGGGGAGGGGAGTGATGGGAAGGAGGAAATGATGAAGAGGGAGGTCAATGGGAACGCGAAGATTGGGGGAAATTGTGAGGTGGGAAAGGACAGCGAGAGGGTCGAGAGGGTTCAGTGTACGACGGTGTGA
- the LOC135167971 gene encoding heterogeneous nuclear ribonucleoprotein F-like gives MSNGAGDHDDEGGYVVKLRGLPWSTTVDEILKFFNDCRICHGKAGIHMTMSREGRPSGEAYIEMESADDIEKACKRDRDHMGHRYIEVFKAKRTEMDWVVKRSGLNLENVMDDGCVRLRGLPFGCSKEEIAQFFSGLEILPNGISLPTDFTGRSTGEAYVQFLNKDVAERALQKHKEKIGHRYIEIFRSSLSEVRASIGPKMRGGPMSGGYNQRPAPYDQRDRFGGMNRFNNNGRSGRNRGDFDGGPWGSSNNYGSRGVGGMGLRGGMEMKGSNYRSGGGGGGGGGGGGVGGGIGGGLGVAGVGTGGGDNWSGNPGVHCIHMRGLPFRATEQDIADFFRPVAPVNIRIILENNGRASGEADVEFATHEEAVKAMSKDKSHMSHRYIELFLNSSGSSGGGGGGGGGMSLGGIGNFCGGIANNFRPGYSPNNRGYSSQLGGNNYNSF, from the exons ATGTCTAACGGTGCTGGTGATCACGACGACGAGGGCGGCTACGTCGTGAAATTGCGTGGATTACCCTGGTCCACGACAGTCGATGAAATTCTCAAGTTCTTCAATGACTGTCGTATATGTCATGGAAAAGCTGGAATTCATATGACAATGTCACGGGAGGGGAGACCGAGCGGTGAGGCCTATATCGAAATGGAAAGCGCCGACGACATTGAAAAGGCTTGCAAACGGGACAGGGATCACATGGGACATCGTTACATCGAAG TCTTTAAAGCCAAAAGAACGGAAATGGACTGGGTCGTTAAGAGAAGTGGCTTAAATCTCGAGAATGTTATGGACGATGGCTGCGTCCGACTTCGCGGACTGCCCTTCGGATGCTCCAAAGAAGAAATCGCTCAGTTCTTCTCAG GGTTGGAGATATTGCCGAACGGGATTTCGCTACCAACAGACTTCACGGGCCGCAGTACTGGGGAGGCTTACGTTCAATTTCTTAACAAAGATGTCGCGGAGCGCGCTCTACAGAAACACAAGGAAAAGATAGGACACAG ATATATTGAAATATTCCGGAGCAGTTTATCCGAGGTACGCGCTAGCATTGGACCGAAAATGCGAGGCGGCCCGATGAGTGGAGGATATAATCAAAGGCCTGCACCTTATGACCAGAGAGATCGATTTGGGGGCATGAATCGATTCAACAATAATGGAAGGAGTGGAAGAAATCGAGGAG ATTTTGATGGAGGCCCGTGGGGAAGCTCAAACAATTATGGATCCCGAGGAGTTGGAGGGATGGGACTCAGAGGGGGAATGGAGATGAAAGGGTCTAATTATCGCAGCGGCGGCGGTGGTGGGGGcgggggtggtggtggtggtgttgGAGGCGGTATTGGTGGTGGTCTCGGTGTTGCTGGAGTTGGAACCGGAGGTGGGGATAATTGGAGTGGCAATCCTGGTGTCCACTGCATACACATGCGAGGACTACCTTTCAGAGCAACTGAACAGGACATTGCAGAC tttttcaGACCAGTTGCCCCAGTCAACATCAgaattattcttgaaaataatGGGCGAGCCTCTGGAGAAGCTGATGTTGAATTTGCAACTCATGAAGAGGCTGTCAAAGCCATGTCCAAG GACAAGAGCCACATGTCTCACAGATACATTGAACTCTTCCTGAACTCCTCGGGCTCATCaggaggtggtggtggtggcggGGGTGGTATGTCACTGGGTGGAATTGGGAATTTCTGCGGCGGCATAGCCAACAACTTCAGGCCCGGCTACTCTCCCAACAATCGAGGCTACAGCAGCCAACTGGGTGGTAATAATTATAACAGTTTCTGA